The DNA sequence ACATAAATCCGGCATGCGAAATACCAGAGAAAGCCAACATACGTTTTACATTTACCTGACGCAATGCCATGATATTACCCACAGTCATAGAAGCCATTGATATAACGACTACAATAGTTTCAAAGGTTGGTAAAAGATCTTGATTGTCAAGTGATGGGATCAGGTTTAAAGCGCTGATTAATTTGTATAAAGTAGCAACAGCAATGACCTTTGCCAAAGTACTCATTAAAGCGGTTGTTAAAGCCGGAGAACCTTCGTAAACGTCAGGAGCCCAGAAATGAAAAGGTACAGCTGCTATTTTAAACAACATTCCAATTACCATCAAAACCATTCCGATTGGGAACCAGATTGGTAATTCGGCAGATAAAGAGCTGTCGTGTATTTCGGCAACGTCAAAACTTCCCATTGCTCCGTAAATCAAACAGATTCCGAATAAAATAATTCCTGATGCGAATGAACCCATTAAGAAGTATTTCATTCCCGCTTCGTTACTTTTTAAATTCAAACGTTCGCTTGCAGCAAGGATGTATAAAGCGATGGATAAGATTTCAATTCCAAGGAAGAACATAGCTAAGTTTCCAAAAGAAACCATTGCTACACCACCGGCCAATAAAAATATTTTTATAGCAATAAAATCAGAGATTTTTGTTGGATGATTTTCGTAAAAATTGTGACTTAAAGCGACAAGGAAAATGGTTAAAACAATAAACAATGATGAAAACGAAGTAGAGAATTTACTCACTGTAATCATATTATTGTAATAACTTTCTGTTGATCCGAATTCTGAAAAATTAAGTGCCAAAACAGCCAAAAGTCCAAGA is a window from the Flavobacterium cupriresistens genome containing:
- a CDS encoding NADH-quinone oxidoreductase subunit N; translation: MNTLIAITGLGIFCLLFEILNFRKAIVPFTILGLLAVLALNFSEFGSTESYYNNMITVSKFSTSFSSLFIVLTIFLVALSHNFYENHPTKISDFIAIKIFLLAGGVAMVSFGNLAMFFLGIEILSIALYILAASERLNLKSNEAGMKYFLMGSFASGIILFGICLIYGAMGSFDVAEIHDSSLSAELPIWFPIGMVLMVIGMLFKIAAVPFHFWAPDVYEGSPALTTALMSTLAKVIAVATLYKLISALNLIPSLDNQDLLPTFETIVVVISMASMTVGNIMALRQVNVKRMLAFSGISHAGFMLMTLLTIATSAGVLLYYTAAYALAGIAAFSVILYVCKNQDNEDITNFHGLGKTNPLLAAILTGSLLSMAGIPIFSGFFAKLFLFNQTIQSGHIALVIVAVINSIISVGYYFKLILAMYSKEPNEERTGKPFLIYAVAIVSITLNIVLGLFPSLVLDLLK